From a single bacterium genomic region:
- a CDS encoding (2Fe-2S)-binding protein: MKRAIGVTINGTKYSHEVEPRLLLVHYIREVLGLTGTHVGCDTSNCGACTIMLNGRAVKSCTLLAVQADGAQLQTVEGLATNGDLHPIQQGFWEEHGLQCGFCTPGMMMTALELLRRHPDPTDTQIREGLEGNLCRCTGYQHIVNAILNAAGKMRGVTVSR, from the coding sequence GTGAAGCGTGCGATCGGCGTCACGATCAACGGGACCAAGTACTCTCACGAAGTCGAGCCCCGGCTGCTTCTGGTTCACTACATCCGCGAGGTGCTCGGACTCACCGGCACGCACGTGGGGTGCGACACCAGCAACTGCGGCGCGTGCACGATCATGCTGAACGGCCGCGCCGTGAAGTCCTGCACGCTCCTCGCCGTCCAGGCCGACGGCGCCCAGCTGCAGACGGTCGAGGGGCTGGCGACCAACGGCGACCTGCACCCCATTCAGCAGGGGTTCTGGGAAGAGCACGGCCTGCAGTGCGGGTTCTGCACGCCGGGGATGATGATGACCGCGCTCGAACTGCTGCGCCGCCATCCGGATCCCACAGACACGCAGATCCGGGAAGGGCTGGAAGGCAACCTCTGCCGGTGCACCGGCTACCAGCACATCGTGAACGCGATCCTGAACGCCGCCGGCAAGATGCGCGGCGTCACCGTCTCGCGGTAG